One window of Papaver somniferum cultivar HN1 chromosome 9, ASM357369v1, whole genome shotgun sequence genomic DNA carries:
- the LOC113309471 gene encoding ruBisCO large subunit-binding protein subunit alpha, producing MASANAVSTASMLSTPKQVTSRRMNQGSKVHYRSSSRRFSVRAAAKRIAFDQDSRSAMQAGIDKLADAVGVTLGPRGRNVVLDEFGAPKVVNDGVTIARAIELADPMENAGAALIREVASKTNDSAGDGTTTASVLAREIIKLGLLSVTSGANPVSIKKGIEKTVNGLVEELEKRARPIKGSEDIKAIASISAGNDDVIGTMIADAIDKVGPDGVLSIESSSSFETTVEVEEGMEIDRGYISPQFVTNPEKLIAEFENARVLITDQKITAIKDIIPLLEKTTQLRSPLLIIAEDVTGEALATLVVNKLRGIINVAAIKAPGFGERRKALLQDIAILTGAEYQATDLGMSVENTEVDQLGVARKVTISKDSTTIIADAASKDEVQSRIAQLKKELSETDSVYDSEKLAERIAKLSGGVAVIKVGAATETELEDRKLRIEDAKNATFAAIEEGIVPGGGAALVHLSTCVPKIKESIEDPDERLGADIVQKALVAPASLIAHNAGVEGEVVVEKVRSREWEIGYNAMTDTYENLMEAGVIDPAKVTRCALQNAASVAGMVLTTQAIVVEKPQPKAAVPGAAQGLQV from the exons ATGGCGTCTGCTAATGCCGTATCTACTGCTTCTATGCTTAGTACTCCCAAACAG GTGACTTCTAGAAGAATGAATCAGGGGTCGAAGGTTCATTACAGGTCATCAAGCCGAAGATTTTCTGTGCGTGCAGCTGCTAAGAGAATTGCGTTTGACCAGGATTCAAGGTCAGCGATGCAAGCTGGTATTGATAAACTTGCTGATGCTGTTGGGGTTACTCTTGGTCCCAGAG GGAGGAATGTTGTTTTGGATGAGTTTGGTGCCCCAAAAGTAGTTAATGATGGAGTCACAATTGCTAGAGCTATTGAGCTTGCAGATCCCATGGAAAATGCTGGTGCAGCTCTTATAAGAGAG GTGGCTAGCAAAACTAATGACTCCGCTGGTGATGGAACAACAACTGCCTCAGTGCTCGCCCGGGAGATTATTAAGCTAGGCCTTCTTTCTGTTACTTCTGGTGCTAATCCAGTCTCAattaagaaaggaattgagaagacTGTGAATGGGCTAGTGGAGGAGTTGGAGAAAAGAGCCAGACCCATTAAAGGAAGTGAAGATATTAAAG CTATTGCATCCATCTCTGCTGGTAATGACGATGTCATTGGTACCATGATTGCTGATGCAATCGATAAAGTTGGACCAGATGGTGTTTTGTCTATCGAGTCTTCGTCATCCTTTGAAACTACTGTTGAGGTGGAAGAAGGAATGGAG ATTGATAGAGGTTATATCTccccccagtttgtcacaaacCCTGAGAAGCTGATTGCCGAATTTGAGAATGCAAGAGTCTTGATTACCGACCAAAAAATTACAGCGATTAAGGACATAATTCCTTTGTTGGAAAAGACCACTCAACTAAGGTCCCCCCTACTTATTATTGCTGAAGATGTCACTGGGGAGGCTTTGGCTACTTTGGTTGTGAACAAGTTGCGTGGTATTATCAATGTTGCTGCTATCAAAGCACCTGGTTTTGGTGAGAGGCGAAAGGCACTTCTTCAGGATATCGCAATCCTCACAG GAGCTGAGTACCAGGCCACTGATTTAGGAATGTCGGTAGAGAACACTGAAGTTGATCAGCTTGGCGTGGCAAGAAAGGTAACTATCAGCAAGGACTCAACAACCATCATTGCCGATGCTGCATCAAAAGATGAAGTGCAGTCAAGAATTGCACAATTGAAAAAGGAGTTGTCTGAGACAGACTCTGTTTATGACTCCGAGAAACTGGCTGAGAGAATTGCCAAGCTTTCGGGTGGAGTTGCTGTGATTAAAGTTGGTGCTGCAACAGAAACTGAGCTCGAGGATCGTAAGCTTCGTATTGAGGATGCCAAGAATGCTACTTTTGCTGCCATAGAGGAAGGTATTGTTCCCGGTGGTGGTGCTGCTTTGGTCCATTTGTCGACCTGTGTACCCAAAATTAAGGAAAGCATCGAAGACCCGGATGAAAGGCTAGGTGCAGACATTGTGCAAAAG GCACTAGTAGCACCAGCTTCTCTGATTGCCCACAATGCAGGTGTGGAAGGGGAAGTGGTTGTTGAGAAGGTGAGATCGCGTGAATGGGAGATTGGCTACAATGCAATGACAGACACATATGAGAATTTAATGGAGGCTGGAGTTATCGACCCAGCAAAAGTGACCAGGTGTGCACTGCAAAATGCTGCATCCGTGGCTGGGATGGTCCTGACCACACAAGCCATTGTTGTTGAGAAGCCTCAACCTAAGGCAGCAGTTCCTGGGGCAGCACAAGGCCTGCAAGTCTGA
- the LOC113311948 gene encoding uncharacterized protein LOC113311948, with protein sequence MHWVWTGCPTYWVVQYKGHYAKPTVILEAAASDDCWIWHAFFGLPGSQNDINVLQNSPLFEDLKYRISPRVNFSINGNQYTHGYYLADGIYPKWSTLVQCYRQPPSGEMGRSYSYFNSRQMDLRKDVERALGILKRKFAIICGPYRGLSAREMHKTMLTCIIMHNMVIQETRPNKNWTNHQDEDLRPEIIPARGLPARNYAQMTSHIENRTLYNRLREDLRANMSAEFGRDGGRI encoded by the coding sequence atgcattgggtatggaccGGATGCCCTACCTATTGGGTCGTTCAGTATAAGGGTCACTACGCAAAACCAACGGTTATCCTTGAAGCTGCTGCTTCagatgattgttggatatggcacgctttttttggtctCCCGGGATCTCAAAACGATATAAATGTTTTACAAAACTCGCCTTTATTTGAAGATTTAAAGTATCGAATTTCTCCTCGGGTAAATTTCAGTATCAACGGGAATCAATACACTCATGGTTATTATCTTGCAGAtggaatttatccaaaatggtcaactttagttcaatgtTACCGTCAGCCACCTTCCGGTGAAATGGGTCGTTCATACTCATATTTCAATAGCAGACAAATGGATCTGAGAAAGGATGTGGAACGTGCTTTGGGAATTCTGAAGCGGAAGTTCGCAATCATTTGTGGGCCTTATCGTGGTCTAAGTGCTCGTGAAATGCATAAGACTATGCTGACTTGcatcattatgcataacatggtaATCCAGGAAACTCGTCCTAATAAGAATTGGACTAaccatcaagatgaagacttaagGCCTGAGATTATACCAGCAAGAGGATTACCTGCAAGGAACTATGCGCAAATGACCAGTCATATTGAGAACAGAACTTTGTATAACAGGTTAAGGGAAGATCTCAGAGCGAATATGTCGGCTGAGTTTGGAAGGGATGGAGGACGAATTTAG